The Methanothrix soehngenii GP6 genome has a window encoding:
- the mcrB gene encoding coenzyme-B sulfoethylthiotransferase subunit beta — MSDKIDLYSDRGVLLKSDVDLSAVSPLKNAAMQRLISLTKRTVAVNLAGVEGALKTGKVAGGRRQIKGRELNYDVVANAGALAEKIKTLLQVAPGDDTNVQILGGGKQLLVQVPTARVNAASEFVVGLTGAASATVEALIQQFKVGIVEAPMVHASVWGEYPQTVGMNGGNVASVLNIPQNDEGLGFALRNVMANHLAMITKRNAMNAAALASIYEQIGEMEMGNAMGIFERHQLLGMAYQGLNANNMVYETVKANGKTGTIGTVVQSIVGKALEDKVIKAGKKLPSGYVMYEANDVSKWNAYAAAGVLAATMVNCGSLRGAQAVSSTLLYFNDIIEKETALPGCDFGRVMGTAVGFSFFSHSIYGGGGPGVFNGNHVVTRHSRGFAIPCVAAAVALDAGTQMFTPEMTSGLVGAIYGEIKEFREPIVSVAEAV; from the coding sequence GTGTCTGATAAGATAGACCTATATAGCGACCGCGGAGTTCTTTTGAAGAGCGACGTCGACCTGAGCGCCGTCAGCCCTCTCAAGAACGCGGCCATGCAGAGACTTATTTCTCTCACAAAGCGAACTGTAGCCGTCAATCTGGCCGGCGTCGAAGGTGCCTTGAAGACTGGAAAGGTAGCCGGAGGCCGCAGGCAGATCAAGGGACGGGAGCTCAATTACGATGTTGTTGCCAATGCAGGTGCCCTGGCTGAGAAGATCAAAACTCTGCTCCAGGTTGCCCCCGGCGACGATACTAATGTGCAGATCCTCGGCGGCGGCAAGCAGCTGCTCGTCCAGGTCCCCACCGCCAGGGTCAACGCTGCCTCTGAGTTCGTCGTGGGACTGACCGGCGCCGCATCGGCCACGGTTGAGGCTCTGATCCAGCAGTTCAAGGTAGGCATCGTCGAGGCTCCAATGGTCCACGCCTCCGTCTGGGGCGAGTACCCGCAGACAGTGGGCATGAACGGTGGAAATGTAGCTTCTGTTCTGAATATCCCCCAGAACGATGAGGGTCTGGGATTCGCACTCAGGAACGTCATGGCCAACCACCTGGCAATGATCACCAAGAGGAACGCCATGAACGCAGCTGCTCTTGCCTCTATCTACGAGCAGATCGGTGAGATGGAGATGGGCAATGCCATGGGCATATTCGAGCGCCATCAGCTCCTGGGCATGGCATACCAGGGCCTGAACGCCAACAACATGGTCTATGAGACCGTCAAGGCGAACGGCAAGACTGGAACCATCGGCACTGTAGTGCAGAGCATAGTGGGCAAGGCCCTTGAGGACAAGGTCATCAAGGCCGGCAAGAAGCTGCCCTCTGGCTATGTCATGTATGAGGCCAACGATGTATCCAAGTGGAACGCCTACGCCGCAGCAGGCGTTCTGGCAGCCACCATGGTCAACTGCGGCTCCCTCAGAGGCGCCCAGGCTGTGTCCTCAACACTGCTTTACTTCAACGATATCATCGAGAAGGAGACCGCCTTGCCCGGATGCGACTTCGGCAGGGTAATGGGAACTGCCGTCGGCTTCTCGTTCTTCAGCCACTCCATCTATGGCGGCGGCGGCCCCGGTGTGTTCAACGGCAACCACGTGGTAACCAGGCACTCCAGAGGATTTGCCATACCCTGCGTGGCTGCA
- a CDS encoding DNA topoisomerase I, with protein sequence MHLIIAEKHDAAKRIAQILSGNKPRPYRIGGVEAFKFDDKVVMGLSGHIVGVDYPPGYNNWQKVDCKELIRAEIVVRPINDKIVNALRSLGKEADRITVATDYDREGELIGVEALKIAKEANPRLREDRVRYSAIVKDEILKAFKNAGKVDYDLAASGEARQIIDLVWGAALTRYISLTSGRLGKEFLSVGRVQSPTLALIVDREKEIQSFVPKPYWEIYADLERDLRVQHARGRIWEKDEVDSIVARLGPVGIIRSIQTKPRVEKPPAPFDTTSFISAASGIGFSAANAMRIAEWLYVNGFISYPRTDNTVYPPSIDLVALTRLFLKGEFSKEAEKLLGGKMVPTRGKRSTTDHPPIYPTAPVNKSELKEEQWKIYELVVRRFFATLAESCVWDATSLKVDIGPEPFRASGARLVEPGWRYYYPYSKAEERILPALKEGERLRVLGHSVEAKETQPPARYGQGKLIKLMDELGLGTKSTRHDIISKLYARAYVQGNPMRPTNTAYAVVDTLQKYAPTITKPEMTQTLEKDMTQISEQKIKEDEVIEESRVMLTSVFDELSCNQEDIGQSLKDGLRTDKIVGTCEKCNSELIIRRGHRGSRFIGCSGYPECRFTLPLPRSGAVVVTDKVCEKHGMFHIRIINKGKRPWDLGCPHCNFLDWQAKKALELAEGKESGEGKGAKARPAKKTVRGSGAKAAKKASGPSNADGDGLARLPGIGPKTLEKLASAGIKTSGELAGANAKSLAAKTGLSEKKIAAWKSAAKALS encoded by the coding sequence ATGCATCTCATAATAGCGGAGAAGCACGATGCTGCAAAAAGGATTGCCCAAATCCTATCGGGCAATAAGCCCCGACCTTACCGGATAGGTGGGGTTGAGGCCTTCAAGTTCGATGATAAGGTGGTGATGGGCCTATCCGGCCACATCGTGGGAGTGGACTATCCTCCTGGATACAACAACTGGCAGAAGGTGGATTGCAAAGAACTGATCAGGGCGGAGATAGTCGTCCGTCCCATCAATGACAAGATCGTCAATGCCCTGCGCTCCCTGGGAAAGGAAGCCGATCGCATCACTGTGGCCACGGACTACGATCGGGAGGGAGAGCTCATCGGAGTGGAAGCCCTGAAGATCGCAAAGGAGGCAAACCCTCGCCTTAGGGAGGACCGGGTCCGCTACAGCGCCATCGTCAAGGATGAGATCCTCAAGGCCTTCAAGAACGCCGGCAAGGTGGACTACGACCTGGCAGCCTCTGGAGAGGCCAGACAGATCATAGACCTAGTCTGGGGAGCAGCCTTAACCCGATATATATCTCTCACCTCCGGCCGTCTGGGCAAAGAGTTTCTCTCCGTGGGGAGGGTCCAATCACCCACCCTGGCCCTGATCGTCGATCGAGAGAAGGAGATCCAGTCCTTTGTCCCCAAGCCATACTGGGAGATATATGCTGACCTGGAACGTGATCTGCGCGTCCAGCATGCCCGGGGCCGCATCTGGGAGAAGGATGAGGTTGATTCTATCGTGGCCCGTCTGGGCCCGGTGGGCATCATCCGCTCCATCCAGACAAAGCCGCGCGTCGAGAAGCCCCCAGCACCCTTTGACACCACCAGCTTCATCTCCGCAGCCAGTGGAATCGGCTTTTCAGCGGCCAACGCCATGCGGATAGCCGAATGGCTCTACGTCAACGGATTCATATCCTACCCCAGGACGGACAATACCGTCTATCCCCCATCCATCGACCTGGTCGCCCTCACCCGTCTGTTCCTCAAGGGCGAATTCTCCAAAGAAGCGGAAAAGCTCCTCGGAGGAAAGATGGTGCCCACCCGGGGCAAGAGGTCGACCACAGATCATCCTCCTATCTACCCCACCGCTCCTGTCAATAAGAGCGAGCTGAAGGAGGAGCAGTGGAAGATATATGAGCTGGTGGTGCGCCGCTTCTTCGCCACCTTAGCCGAATCCTGTGTCTGGGATGCCACCAGCCTCAAGGTGGACATCGGCCCCGAGCCCTTCAGGGCGAGCGGTGCCCGGCTGGTGGAACCGGGATGGAGGTACTACTATCCCTACAGCAAAGCTGAAGAGCGCATCCTGCCCGCCCTGAAAGAGGGCGAACGCCTCCGGGTCTTGGGCCACAGCGTCGAGGCCAAAGAGACTCAGCCACCGGCCAGATACGGCCAGGGAAAGCTGATCAAGCTGATGGACGAGCTGGGCCTGGGGACCAAGTCCACCCGCCATGATATCATCAGCAAGCTCTATGCCCGCGCTTATGTGCAGGGCAATCCCATGCGGCCCACAAACACCGCTTATGCCGTGGTGGACACCCTGCAGAAGTACGCTCCCACCATCACCAAACCGGAGATGACCCAGACCCTGGAGAAGGACATGACCCAGATCTCCGAGCAGAAGATCAAGGAGGATGAGGTGATAGAGGAGTCAAGGGTCATGCTCACCAGTGTCTTCGACGAGCTGAGCTGCAACCAAGAGGACATAGGCCAGTCGCTCAAGGACGGCCTGAGGACAGACAAGATCGTGGGGACCTGCGAGAAGTGCAATTCCGAGCTGATAATCAGGCGCGGCCACCGGGGATCGCGCTTTATCGGCTGCTCCGGCTATCCGGAATGCAGATTCACCCTCCCGCTCCCCAGGTCGGGGGCAGTAGTGGTAACGGATAAGGTCTGTGAGAAGCACGGCATGTTTCATATCCGCATCATAAACAAGGGCAAGAGGCCCTGGGATCTGGGCTGCCCCCACTGCAACTTCTTGGACTGGCAGGCGAAGAAGGCTCTGGAGTTGGCGGAGGGCAAGGAGAGCGGGGAAGGAAAAGGGGCAAAAGCGCGGCCGGCAAAGAAGACGGTCAGGGGATCAGGGGCCAAAGCTGCCAAGAAGGCCAGCGGGCCATCCAATGCAGATGGCGATGGGCTCGCCAGATTGCCGGGAATTGGCCCCAAGACCCTGGAAAAGCTGGCATCGGCAGGGATCAAGACATCTGGAGAGC